A single window of Hymenobacter sp. APR13 DNA harbors:
- the nadE gene encoding NAD(+) synthase → MRIAGAALNQIPFDWTHNLRTIREAIAQAKAAGVELLCLPELCLTGYGCEDLFLSEWLPEAALAHLQQIRPWTEGICVVVGLPIRLNQRTYNTAAVLRDGQILGFAAKQFLANDGVHYEPRFFAPWPAGETTTVQWEGEEWTLGDMTFEHQGVKFGFEICEDAWRPNDVRPACRLMGRVDLIVNPSASHFAMSKTDVRYHLVTEASRTFNCTYLYANLLGNEAGRITYDGEILVARHGHLLLRNQLMSFKEVDMEYVDVDFSTPLEPAAEIVPLPAPDEYRELNQALSLALFDYLRKARSRGFVLSLSGGADSCLCAVAVAEMVRLGTAELGTAEFMRRAGCFTAEEIAQLAGPVTAVADQDAPGPNDASLSPTNNEQRKANNEITRRLLTCAYQGTVNSSDDTFNSAKELAESIGAVFHNWEIDAEVSGYVGKIEHALGRDLTWQTDDLALQNIQARVRAPAIWLLANVQNCLLITTSNRSEASVGYCTMDGDTAGSISPIAGVDKDFVKKWLRWAETELNYPALRHVNSLQPTAELRPLEDKQTDERDLMPYVLLNRIERLAFYDRLAPKQVLATLRHEDPAADPEQLKTYVKRFYSLWSRNQWKRERYAPSFHLDDYNVDPRSWLRFPILSGGYTEELNAL, encoded by the coding sequence ATGCGAATAGCCGGCGCCGCCCTCAACCAGATACCGTTTGACTGGACCCACAACCTGCGCACCATCCGTGAGGCCATAGCGCAGGCCAAAGCGGCTGGCGTGGAGCTGCTGTGTCTGCCGGAGCTGTGCCTCACCGGCTACGGCTGCGAAGACCTGTTTCTGAGCGAGTGGCTGCCCGAAGCCGCGCTGGCCCATCTGCAGCAGATCCGGCCTTGGACCGAGGGCATCTGCGTGGTGGTGGGGCTGCCCATCCGGCTCAACCAGCGCACCTACAACACGGCTGCCGTGCTGCGCGACGGCCAGATTCTGGGTTTCGCGGCCAAGCAGTTTCTGGCCAACGACGGCGTGCACTACGAGCCGCGCTTCTTTGCGCCCTGGCCGGCCGGCGAAACCACCACGGTGCAGTGGGAAGGGGAGGAGTGGACCTTGGGCGATATGACGTTTGAGCACCAGGGAGTGAAGTTCGGGTTTGAAATCTGTGAGGATGCGTGGCGGCCCAACGACGTGCGCCCCGCCTGCCGCCTGATGGGCCGCGTGGACTTAATCGTGAATCCCTCGGCCAGCCACTTCGCCATGAGCAAGACCGACGTGCGCTACCACCTTGTAACGGAGGCCTCGCGCACGTTCAACTGCACCTACCTCTACGCCAACCTGCTCGGCAACGAGGCCGGCCGCATCACCTACGACGGTGAAATTCTGGTGGCCCGCCACGGCCACCTGTTGCTGCGTAACCAGCTCATGAGCTTCAAGGAAGTGGACATGGAGTACGTGGACGTGGATTTCAGCACGCCGCTGGAGCCTGCCGCCGAGATAGTGCCGCTGCCCGCGCCCGACGAGTACCGGGAGCTAAACCAGGCCCTGAGCCTGGCCCTGTTCGACTACCTGCGCAAGGCCCGCAGCCGGGGCTTCGTGCTGAGCCTCAGCGGCGGCGCCGACTCCTGCCTGTGCGCCGTGGCGGTGGCCGAGATGGTGCGCCTGGGCACCGCCGAGCTGGGCACCGCCGAGTTCATGCGCCGCGCCGGCTGCTTCACCGCAGAGGAAATAGCCCAGCTGGCCGGCCCCGTAACGGCCGTAGCCGACCAGGATGCGCCGGGCCCCAACGACGCCTCGCTGAGCCCGACCAACAACGAACAGCGAAAAGCAAACAACGAAATCACGCGCCGCCTGCTTACCTGCGCCTACCAGGGCACCGTCAACTCCTCCGACGACACGTTCAATTCGGCCAAAGAGCTGGCGGAGTCTATCGGGGCCGTGTTTCACAACTGGGAAATCGACGCGGAAGTGAGCGGCTACGTGGGCAAGATTGAGCACGCGCTGGGCCGCGACCTGACCTGGCAAACCGACGACCTGGCGTTGCAGAACATTCAGGCGCGGGTGCGGGCCCCGGCCATCTGGCTGCTGGCCAACGTGCAGAACTGCCTGCTCATCACCACCTCCAACCGCTCGGAGGCCAGCGTGGGCTACTGCACCATGGACGGCGACACGGCCGGCAGCATCTCGCCGATTGCGGGCGTGGACAAGGACTTCGTGAAGAAGTGGCTGCGCTGGGCCGAAACCGAGCTGAACTACCCGGCGTTGCGCCACGTGAACAGCCTGCAGCCCACCGCCGAGCTGCGCCCCCTCGAAGACAAGCAAACCGACGAGCGGGACCTGATGCCTTACGTGCTGCTCAACCGCATCGAGCGGCTGGCCTTCTACGACCGGCTGGCGCCCAAGCAGGTGCTGGCCACATTGCGTCACGAAGACCCCGCCGCCGACCCTGAGCAGCTGAAAACCTACGTGAAACGCTTCTACAGCCTCTGGAGCCGCAACCAGTGGAAGCGCGAGCGGTACGCCCCCAGCTTCCACCTCGACGACTACAACGTAGACCCGCGCTCCTGGCTGCGCTTCCCCATCCTGAGCGGTGGCTACACCGAGGAGTTGAACGCGCTGTAG
- the rnc gene encoding ribonuclease III, protein MSGLPLFGFFRRMLGHDKAFRQAIATVTGRTPQNVRLYHLAFTHSSVVKQQPTTGRHQSNERLEFLGDAVLGTVVAEYLFRKFPYEQEGFLTEMRSRIVNRESLNGLALKLGLDKLVQLDPGQGRAARSRSVNGNALEALVGAVYLDQGYKAARKFVLSRLVKPYVDVKSLTETTANFKSKLIEWAQRNGKAIRYDLNGEARPGGVMEFTASVVLDDEVVATGMGLSKKQAEQLAAERALAALGV, encoded by the coding sequence ATGAGTGGCTTACCCTTGTTCGGGTTTTTTCGGCGGATGCTGGGCCACGATAAGGCCTTCCGCCAGGCCATTGCCACGGTAACCGGCCGCACGCCTCAAAACGTGCGGCTTTACCATTTGGCCTTTACCCATTCGTCGGTGGTGAAGCAGCAGCCTACCACCGGGCGCCACCAAAGCAACGAGCGGCTGGAGTTTCTCGGCGACGCCGTGCTGGGCACGGTGGTGGCCGAGTACCTGTTCCGCAAGTTTCCGTATGAGCAGGAAGGCTTCCTGACCGAGATGCGCAGCCGCATCGTGAACCGGGAAAGCCTCAACGGCCTGGCCCTCAAGCTGGGCCTCGACAAGCTGGTGCAGCTGGACCCCGGTCAGGGCCGCGCCGCCCGTTCGCGTTCCGTGAACGGCAACGCCCTGGAGGCGCTGGTGGGCGCCGTGTACCTCGACCAGGGCTACAAGGCGGCCCGCAAATTCGTGCTCAGCCGCCTCGTGAAGCCCTACGTGGATGTGAAATCCCTCACCGAAACCACGGCCAACTTCAAGAGCAAGCTGATTGAATGGGCCCAGCGCAACGGAAAAGCCATCCGCTACGACCTCAACGGCGAGGCCCGCCCCGGCGGCGTCATGGAATTCACGGCCTCCGTGGTGCTTGACGACGAAGTGGTGGCTACCGGCATGGGGCTGAGTAAGAAACAGGCCGAGCAGCTAGCCGCCGAACGGGCGCTGGCGGCGTTGGGCGTGTAA
- the fabF gene encoding beta-ketoacyl-ACP synthase II, translating into MAFRRVVVTGLGAITPLGSTVPAYWEGLRQGISGAAPITRFDASKFKTRFACEVKNYSPDDYFPTKEGRKMDLFTQFAVIASDEAIKDAGLLEGVNKDRVGVIWGSGIGGLKTFQDECFNFAKGDGTPRYNPFFIPKMIADSSSGNISIKNGFRGPNFVTTSACASSSDAIVAAYNYIRLGMADVVVTGGSEAAITEAGVGGFNALKAMSERNDDAETGSRPYDKDRDGFVLGEGAGALILEAYEHAQARGAKIYAEIIGGGLSSDAYHITAPDPTGEGVVLVMQNALRDAGIQPEEVDYINTHGTSTPLGDGAEVKAIQKVFGEHAYKLNISSTKSMTGHLLGGAGGIEAVASILAIQHGIVPPTINHFTDDPELDPKLNFTFNEAQPREVKVAMSNTFGFGGHNTSVVFRKFEE; encoded by the coding sequence ATGGCTTTTCGGAGAGTTGTCGTTACTGGCCTGGGCGCCATCACGCCGCTGGGTAGCACCGTTCCCGCTTACTGGGAAGGGCTGCGCCAAGGCATCAGCGGTGCCGCGCCCATCACCCGCTTCGACGCCAGCAAGTTCAAGACCCGCTTCGCCTGCGAAGTGAAGAACTACAGCCCGGATGACTACTTCCCCACCAAGGAAGGTCGGAAAATGGACCTGTTCACGCAATTTGCCGTCATCGCCAGCGACGAAGCCATTAAAGATGCCGGCTTGCTCGAAGGCGTAAACAAGGATCGGGTAGGCGTAATCTGGGGCTCGGGCATTGGGGGGCTGAAAACCTTCCAGGACGAGTGTTTCAACTTCGCCAAGGGCGACGGAACGCCGCGCTACAACCCTTTCTTCATCCCTAAAATGATTGCCGACAGCTCGTCGGGCAACATTTCCATCAAAAACGGCTTCCGCGGCCCCAACTTCGTGACGACGTCGGCTTGCGCCTCGTCGTCGGATGCTATTGTGGCGGCCTACAACTACATCCGCCTCGGCATGGCCGACGTGGTGGTGACGGGCGGCTCGGAAGCAGCCATTACGGAAGCGGGCGTAGGGGGCTTCAATGCTCTCAAGGCCATGAGCGAGCGGAACGACGATGCCGAAACCGGCTCGCGTCCCTACGACAAAGACCGGGACGGTTTTGTGCTCGGTGAAGGTGCCGGGGCTCTGATTCTGGAAGCTTACGAGCACGCCCAGGCCCGCGGCGCCAAGATCTACGCCGAAATCATCGGTGGCGGTCTGTCGTCGGATGCCTACCACATCACGGCGCCCGATCCTACGGGCGAAGGTGTGGTGCTGGTAATGCAGAACGCCCTGCGCGACGCTGGCATTCAGCCCGAAGAGGTGGACTACATCAACACCCACGGCACCAGCACGCCCCTCGGCGACGGTGCCGAGGTGAAGGCCATCCAGAAGGTGTTTGGCGAGCACGCCTACAAGCTCAACATCAGCTCCACCAAGAGCATGACCGGCCACCTGCTGGGCGGCGCGGGCGGTATTGAGGCCGTGGCCAGCATCCTGGCCATTCAGCACGGCATCGTGCCTCCCACCATCAACCACTTCACCGACGACCCCGAACTGGACCCCAAGCTGAACTTCACGTTCAACGAGGCCCAGCCGCGCGAGGTGAAGGTGGCCATGAGTAACACCTTCGGCTTTGGCGGGCACAACACGTCGGTGGTGTTCCGCAAATTCGAGGAGTAG
- a CDS encoding acyl carrier protein: protein MSEIAEKVKAIIIDKLGVEASEVTPEASFTNDLGADSLDTVELIMEFEKEFNVSIPDDQAENIGTVGQAISYLEEHAK, encoded by the coding sequence ATGTCTGAAATTGCAGAAAAAGTAAAAGCCATCATCATCGACAAACTGGGCGTAGAAGCGTCGGAAGTAACTCCGGAGGCCTCTTTCACCAACGACCTGGGTGCCGACTCGCTCGACACGGTGGAGCTGATCATGGAGTTTGAAAAAGAATTCAACGTGTCTATCCCAGACGACCAGGCCGAAAACATCGGCACCGTGGGCCAGGCTATCAGCTACCTCGAAGAGCACGCCAAGTAA